GCCGTCGTTGCCGGCGGCAGCAAAGGTAACCCCGCCCTGGCTGGCGAAGTACTGCGCCGCGGCCTCGAGTGACTGGCCGCCGAAGATGGCGAAACTGATATTGGCGACGCGCGCGCCGTGGTCCGCGGCCCAAACTAGGCCGGCAGCCAGCGTCGAGGTGTAGGCGAACCCGTCCGTATCCGTCACCCGCACCGGCATGATCGGATTGGACCAGGCCACTCCGGCGATGCCCATTTCGTTGTCGCTGGCCGCGGCCGCCACGCCGGCGACCATCGTGCCGTGGCCGGAGAGATCGCGAGTGTCGCCGGTATTGTCGAAGACGTTGAAGCCGGCCATCACCTTGGCGGCGAGGTCTGGATGGCTGGCGTCCACGCCACTGTCGAGAATGGCGATCGGGGCGCTGGCAGATCCGGTGGAAACATCCCAGGCGGCGGGGCACTCGATGCGGGCCAGGTGATAAGCATCGGCCATGTACGGATCGGCGGACAGCATGGCTGGCGGGATGGCTTGATCACGTTCGACGAAGCGCACGCGGGGGTCAGCACGCAGGGCAGCTTCCACCGCTTCGAGTTGGTCGGCTTGGACCGTAACGACGTGCAACCTGATCGCCCGGATCCGTCTCACCCGCGCCGCTTTGTGCTGCCCCAGCAGGGCCCGCACCTCGGCGCTCGCCACTCCGCCCTTGGTCTGAACTAGCAAGCGCGCACCGTGCGCCGCGCGGCCGGTGACCGGCGCGGCATCGTCTGCGGGCGCAACGCGGGCGGACAACAAGGCCAGCAAAGCGAGCAAGACGGCGCCAGCCGACGCGGACAGCCGGCGCGTGTTGCTGGCCCAGGTGTGCTTGGTAATGTGAGTGGCTAGGGGCGACATCAACCGTGCTCGTCGAGACCTAAGTGCATCGCGCGTACCAGAAGAAGCTTAGGAAATACGGGCGTTCTCAGCCGGCTCGGTGGTCGCCGTCCTGACGAATCAGGCCGCTAGCCGGGATTGTGACGATCGCGGGCGCAGCAGGCTTGATCGCGCCGTTTTTCGCTGCCAAGAAGATGTCGTAATCGAGGCAAAAGCCCCCTCGGTGCGGATAATTGACGCTGATTTCGAAGCTTGATCAGTCATGTCGCAGGGAACGGATTTTTGACGGCAGGCGCGAGTTCAGGTTTATTGGGCACAATGCCGGCTCACGTTCGCTGTCCGATCTGTCAAAAAGAGTGCACCTGGCGGGGCAACCCGCATCGGCCGTTCTGCTCCGAGCGCTGTCGCCTGATCGATCTCAGCAACTGGCTGGGCGAGCGTTACCGCATCCCCGGCGCGCCGGCCGGCGACCAAAGCGAAAGTGATTCCGACCAACAAGCGAGTGCGCCGCGCGCTCCCGGCAAGCATGATTCACCCAAGCGCACTGATTGACCGCCGGGCGACGATCGACCCGACGGCCGAGCTCGGCCCCTTCGTCGTAATCGACGGGCCGGCGGTGATAGGCGCGCGCACGCGCATCCTGGCGCACGCGACGCTGATCGGCCACACCACGATCGGTGCCGACAATACGATCCATTGCGGCGCAGTGATCGGCGGCGAGCCGCAGGACCTCGGCTTCGCCGGGGCGGAGAGTTACGTGCGGATCGGCGATCGCAACGTCCTGCGCGAGGGGGTCACCGTTCACCGCGGCACCAAACCCGGATCGGCAACCGAGATCGGCAACGACAACTACCTGATGAACAACGCCCACGTTGCTCACAACTGCCGCATCGGGGATCGTACGATCATCGCCAGCGGCGCCGTGCTCGGGGGTTACGTGCAGCTGGATGATCGGGTGTTCGTGTCGGGCAACTGCGCGGTACACCAGTTCGTGCGCGTTGGCCGGCTGGCGCTGCTGCGCGGGTTGTCGCGCACCAGCCGCGACGTGCCGCCCTTCTGCATCATGGACGGGACCCATACCGTGCGTGGGCTGAACCTGATCGGATTGCGCCGCGCTGGCTTCAGCGCAGCCCAGATCAACGCACTGCGGGGCGCCTTTCGCCGCCTGTTCCGCGCCAAGGTCAACCTGCGTCGAGCAGTGGCCGAGCTGGCCGCTGAGTCGCACCCGCCCGAGGTGATCGAGCTGCTCGATTTCATTCGCAGCTCGCAGCGTGGCG
This genomic interval from Deltaproteobacteria bacterium contains the following:
- a CDS encoding S8 family serine peptidase is translated as MSPLATHITKHTWASNTRRLSASAGAVLLALLALLSARVAPADDAAPVTGRAAHGARLLVQTKGGVASAEVRALLGQHKAARVRRIRAIRLHVVTVQADQLEAVEAALRADPRVRFVERDQAIPPAMLSADPYMADAYHLARIECPAAWDVSTGSASAPIAILDSGVDASHPDLAAKVMAGFNVFDNTGDTRDLSGHGTMVAGVAAAASDNEMGIAGVAWSNPIMPVRVTDTDGFAYTSTLAAGLVWAADHGARVANISFAIFGGQSLEAAAQYFASQGGVTFAAAGNDGFAHRDQANPWIISVAATDRNNQRATFSSTGPYVDLAAPGVAIPTTARDGGYAKASGTSFSSPIAAGVAGLLLGANPDLTPAQIGDLLAANARDLGAAGYDENYGWGLVNAADAVAAARVTLTGPDTTPPAVTIAAPGAGEAVRGIVTVSVAATDNGPMKRVVLHVDGRPRGSDVTAPYTFAWDTRTLAAGSYSLSAIAYDASGNWTVSPAVMITVIESLPAARRNVRAKSRRLSQGHAGQS
- a CDS encoding DNA gyrase inhibitor YacG — protein: MPAHVRCPICQKECTWRGNPHRPFCSERCRLIDLSNWLGERYRIPGAPAGDQSESDSDQQASAPRAPGKHDSPKRTD
- the lpxA gene encoding acyl-ACP--UDP-N-acetylglucosamine O-acyltransferase, translated to MIHPSALIDRRATIDPTAELGPFVVIDGPAVIGARTRILAHATLIGHTTIGADNTIHCGAVIGGEPQDLGFAGAESYVRIGDRNVLREGVTVHRGTKPGSATEIGNDNYLMNNAHVAHNCRIGDRTIIASGAVLGGYVQLDDRVFVSGNCAVHQFVRVGRLALLRGLSRTSRDVPPFCIMDGTHTVRGLNLIGLRRAGFSAAQINALRGAFRRLFRAKVNLRRAVAELAAESHPPEVIELLDFIRSSQRGVCFGPRARRGEEE